One Dokdonia sp. Dokd-P16 genomic window carries:
- a CDS encoding Ig-like domain-containing protein — MKRKTTYPLPLNSFIVILLLACFSMNAQEQSFATTILNQENVDNANLSVNEDLTDFAEVRANSGTLFFGAYDGVLELAYGELLPANTTSYIKIETEDDLLPSLLGGSLGNLLADVLGIVLIGNQEFTVKALNGNTTVLSAVSSDPNTFSGARTQIVTDAQGDYYIALTPDQPYSSIEITNSIGSLIGLNQERSLKVYGAFYGADAPICNTPSFTSFDGTGLNLDLINLGGAGVTNIENAIDGDPTTFSELSLGVLSIAATIEQEIYFQNTTQPTEDFKIRLAVDPSLLALGVANNIQFEAYNGTNLVATRDLGSLLNLELINLLQSNNPVDIGFDVSAPVDRIVVSYSSLLNTSLSQRLDLYDVSVTPAIPEIAAASKNITLCENSTADLTATTDATNSQINWYDAEQGGTLLATVDSGEAFTTPSLTESTTFYAAATANGCTVASVRTAVLVTINPTPRASDILVAGFDSAICLPEVLEIVPSSTISNNFKYYFDPNKNVEITNGLTADGIIYAINDSKLEITGLNEANNPDNIFISTIEPATGCENSPGDLRQVSIILANTPNISINLTENITADDVINSIEQNNDITISGVVTGDAQENDEVTITVNNTNYTALLDATLSFATDILGAELVLDADSTIDASITVVGTLCTATAIDSEAYTVDINSPTTPTVNPQVTNDTTPLITGTGDSDDELTVIVNGVTYTEGDGNLTDNGDDTWSLQIPDGSELPDGTYDVDASVEDTVGNIASDITTDELVIDATAPTTPTVAAQTTNDTTPLITGTADSDDGLTVIVNGVTYTEGDGNLTDNGDDTWSLQIPDGNVLPDGTYDVDASVEDAVGNTASDTTIDELVIDAAAPTTPTVTAQTTNDTTPLITGTADSDDELTVIVNGVTYTEGDGNLTDNGDDTWSLEIPDGNEIPDGTYDVDASVEDTVGNTASDATTAELVIDATAPTTPTITEQTTNDTTPLITGTADSDDELTVIVNGVTYTESDGNLTDNGDDTWSLQIPDGSEISDGTYDVDASLEDTVGNIASDTTTDELVIDATAPTTPTVDPQTTNDTTPLITGTADSDDELTVIANGVTYTEGDSNLIDNGDDTWSLQIPDGSELPDGTYDVDASVEDAVGNTASDTTIDELVIDSASPTTPTVVPQTTNDTTPLITGTADSDDELTVIVNGVTYTEGDGNLIDNGDDTFSLQIPDGSEY, encoded by the coding sequence ATGAAGAGAAAAACTACCTATCCATTGCCCTTGAACAGCTTCATAGTAATTTTATTACTTGCTTGCTTCTCAATGAATGCACAAGAGCAATCATTTGCAACCACTATTCTCAACCAAGAAAATGTTGACAATGCAAATCTATCTGTAAATGAAGACTTAACAGACTTTGCCGAGGTTAGAGCAAACTCTGGAACACTTTTTTTTGGTGCATATGATGGTGTACTTGAGTTAGCATACGGAGAACTACTGCCAGCAAATACCACATCATATATTAAAATAGAAACAGAAGATGACTTATTACCTTCTTTACTAGGTGGTAGTCTCGGTAATTTACTTGCAGATGTGTTGGGGATTGTATTAATAGGTAATCAAGAATTTACCGTAAAGGCATTAAATGGTAATACTACCGTGCTAAGTGCAGTATCATCAGACCCTAATACATTTAGCGGTGCTAGAACACAAATAGTGACCGATGCACAGGGAGATTATTATATAGCACTCACACCAGACCAACCATATAGCAGTATAGAAATTACAAATAGTATAGGTTCCTTAATTGGACTAAATCAAGAACGTTCTTTGAAAGTTTATGGAGCTTTCTACGGCGCAGATGCACCTATTTGTAACACTCCTTCATTTACCTCATTTGACGGGACTGGGCTTAATCTAGATTTAATAAATCTAGGAGGCGCTGGGGTCACAAATATTGAAAATGCAATTGATGGAGATCCTACAACATTCTCAGAGTTAAGTTTGGGAGTATTATCAATTGCTGCAACGATAGAACAAGAAATTTATTTTCAAAATACAACACAACCCACAGAAGATTTTAAAATTCGCCTTGCTGTCGATCCAAGTTTATTAGCACTAGGAGTGGCAAATAATATCCAATTTGAGGCCTACAACGGAACAAATCTAGTTGCAACAAGAGACTTAGGTTCGTTATTAAATCTTGAGCTTATCAATTTATTACAAAGTAATAATCCGGTAGATATAGGTTTTGATGTTTCGGCTCCTGTAGATAGGATTGTAGTTAGTTATTCTTCATTATTAAATACCTCATTGAGTCAGCGACTTGATTTATATGATGTTTCGGTGACTCCTGCTATTCCGGAAATTGCTGCAGCATCTAAAAATATTACCTTATGTGAAAATAGCACTGCAGATCTTACTGCTACTACTGATGCTACAAACTCACAAATAAATTGGTATGATGCAGAGCAAGGTGGGACTTTACTTGCAACAGTAGATAGTGGTGAAGCTTTTACGACCCCATCATTAACAGAAAGTACTACTTTCTATGCTGCTGCTACCGCAAATGGATGTACTGTAGCGTCTGTGAGAACTGCTGTTTTAGTGACCATTAACCCTACTCCAAGAGCTTCAGATATTCTAGTAGCAGGTTTTGACTCTGCTATATGTTTACCAGAGGTATTAGAGATTGTACCGTCAAGTACCATCTCAAATAACTTCAAATATTATTTTGATCCTAATAAAAATGTAGAGATTACTAATGGGCTTACTGCAGATGGAATCATCTATGCAATTAATGACAGTAAGCTTGAGATCACAGGATTAAATGAAGCAAATAATCCTGATAATATATTTATTTCAACCATTGAGCCTGCTACTGGTTGTGAGAATAGTCCTGGTGATTTGAGACAAGTGTCTATAATTCTTGCAAATACCCCAAATATCTCCATAAATCTCACGGAGAATATTACCGCAGATGATGTCATTAATAGTATTGAGCAAAATAATGATATTACCATTTCTGGTGTAGTTACAGGAGATGCACAAGAAAACGATGAAGTAACTATTACGGTAAATAATACAAATTACACAGCATTATTGGATGCAACCTTAAGCTTCGCTACAGACATTCTAGGCGCAGAATTAGTACTTGACGCAGATTCAACTATTGATGCATCGATAACGGTTGTTGGTACTTTATGTACTGCCACAGCTATTGATAGCGAGGCTTACACAGTAGATATTAACAGTCCAACTACTCCAACGGTTAATCCGCAAGTTACCAATGACACCACACCGCTCATTACTGGTACAGGAGATTCTGATGATGAGCTGACTGTAATTGTAAATGGTGTTACCTATACCGAAGGTGATGGAAACCTTACCGATAATGGTGATGATACGTGGAGCCTGCAAATTCCTGATGGAAGTGAACTACCAGATGGAACGTATGATGTAGATGCTTCTGTGGAAGATACTGTTGGGAATATTGCTTCAGATATAACAACTGATGAATTAGTAATTGACGCTACTGCGCCTACAACTCCAACGGTTGCAGCACAAACTACGAATGACACCACACCATTGATTACAGGTACAGCAGATTCTGATGATGGGCTGACTGTAATTGTAAACGGAGTGACCTACACCGAAGGTGATGGAAACCTTACCGATAATGGCGATGATACATGGTCTCTACAAATACCAGATGGAAATGTACTACCAGATGGAACCTATGATGTAGATGCTTCTGTGGAAGATGCGGTTGGGAATACTGCTTCAGATACAACTATTGATGAATTAGTGATTGACGCTGCTGCGCCAACTACACCAACGGTAACAGCACAAACTACGAATGACACCACGCCGCTGATTACAGGTACAGCAGATTCGGATGATGAGCTAACTGTAATTGTAAATGGAGTAACCTACACAGAAGGTGATGGAAACCTAACCGATAATGGTGATGATACGTGGAGCCTGGAGATTCCTGATGGAAACGAAATTCCAGATGGTACCTATGATGTAGATGCTTCTGTGGAAGATACGGTTGGAAATACTGCTTCAGATGCTACAACGGCTGAGCTAGTAATTGATGCTACTGCGCCTACTACTCCAACTATTACAGAACAAACTACCAATGACACCACGCCATTAATTACTGGTACAGCAGATTCGGATGATGAGCTAACTGTAATTGTAAACGGAGTGACCTACACCGAAAGTGATGGAAACCTAACTGATAATGGTGATGACACTTGGTCTTTACAGATTCCTGATGGAAGTGAAATCTCTGATGGAACCTATGATGTAGATGCTTCTTTGGAAGATACCGTTGGAAATATTGCTTCGGATACAACAACAGATGAATTAGTAATTGACGCTACTGCGCCAACAACGCCAACGGTTGATCCGCAAACTACGAATGACACCACGCCGCTAATCACAGGTACTGCAGATTCTGATGATGAGCTGACTGTAATTGCAAATGGAGTTACTTACACCGAAGGTGATAGTAACCTCATCGATAATGGTGATGATACGTGGAGCCTGCAGATTCCTGATGGAAGCGAACTACCAGATGGAACTTATGATGTGGATGCTTCGGTGGAAGATGCAGTTGGAAATACTGCTTCGGATACAACAATTGATGAATTAGTAATTGACTCTGCTTCCCCAACGACGCCAACGGTTGTTCCGCAAACCACAAATGACACCACTCCACTAATTACAGGAACAGCAGATTCTGATGATGAGCTAACAGTAATTGTAAATGGAGTTACCTACACCGAAGGTGATGGTAACCTCATCGATAATGGTGATGACACTTTTAGCTTGCAGATTCCTGATGGAAGTGAATATTAG
- a CDS encoding PorP/SprF family type IX secretion system membrane protein, whose product MCCVSIHSNAQQAPNYTQYMYNTMAINPAYAGSSEGLNVVGIYRSQWAGFDGAPETYNLSVETPLTDRVGIGVNVTKDVNGPAERFNFDGNFSYNIQLDRDLNLAFGIKGGAQLLNVDFSKGEFVNQGDPLLTNNIDNRLLTTLGAGAFLYKYNWYLGVSVPDFFNDEYYDNVEECRGR is encoded by the coding sequence ATGTGTTGTGTAAGCATACATAGCAATGCACAACAAGCGCCTAACTATACACAATACATGTATAATACCATGGCTATAAATCCAGCATATGCAGGATCTTCAGAAGGGTTAAATGTGGTGGGAATATATCGATCGCAGTGGGCTGGTTTTGATGGGGCGCCAGAGACGTATAACCTCAGTGTTGAAACGCCGCTTACTGATCGCGTTGGTATAGGTGTAAATGTCACAAAAGATGTAAACGGTCCTGCAGAGAGATTCAACTTTGATGGTAATTTCTCTTATAATATTCAGTTGGATAGGGATCTTAATTTGGCATTTGGGATAAAAGGAGGTGCTCAGTTACTCAATGTTGACTTCTCAAAAGGGGAGTTTGTAAACCAAGGCGATCCCCTACTCACAAATAACATTGATAATAGACTACTCACTACGCTGGGCGCGGGTGCATTCTTATACAAATACAACTGGTACCTGGGTGTCTCTGTGCCAGATTTCTTTAACGATGAGTATTATGATAATGTGGAGGAATGTCGTGGCAGATGA
- a CDS encoding gliding motility-associated C-terminal domain-containing protein has product MDSDFTNNVSQVDITPSCIKVFNEFSPNGDGFNDTFTIRCIESYPENNLKIYNRAGNMVYEMDGYANVWRGTSTSNGTVNKNDGLPSSTYYYILDLKDGNEPLTGWVYIAL; this is encoded by the coding sequence ATGGATAGTGACTTTACTAACAATGTATCTCAAGTTGATATCACGCCTAGTTGCATTAAAGTGTTTAATGAATTCTCACCTAATGGTGACGGCTTTAATGACACCTTTACCATACGCTGCATCGAATCTTACCCAGAAAACAACTTGAAAATTTATAATCGAGCTGGAAACATGGTGTATGAGATGGATGGATATGCAAATGTGTGGAGAGGTACTTCTACTTCTAATGGTACTGTTAATAAAAATGACGGCCTTCCATCATCTACTTACTATTACATTCTAGACTTAAAAGATGGTAATGAGCCGCTTACTGGCTGGGTATACATTGCACTTTAA
- a CDS encoding Ig-like domain-containing protein, with protein sequence MEDAVGNTASDTTTDELVIDATAPTTPTVAAQTTNDTTPLITGTADSEDGLTVIVNGITYTEGDGNLTDNGDDTWSLQIPDGNELTDGTYDVDASVEDTVGNTASDTTTNELVIDSTAPTTPTVNSQTTNDSTPLITGTADSDDELTVIVNGVTYTEGDGNLTDNGDDTWSLQIPDGSELPDGTYDVDVSVEDAVGNTASDTTTDELVIDATAPTTPTVVPQTTNDTTPLITGTGDSDDELTVIVNGVTYTEGDGNLTDNGMIRGACRFLMEAKFLMEPMM encoded by the coding sequence GTGGAAGATGCAGTTGGTAATACTGCTTCGGATACAACAACTGATGAATTAGTAATTGACGCTACTGCGCCAACAACGCCAACGGTTGCAGCACAAACTACGAATGACACCACACCATTAATTACAGGTACAGCAGATTCTGAAGATGGGCTGACTGTAATTGTAAATGGAATTACTTATACTGAAGGCGATGGAAATCTTACCGATAATGGTGATGATACGTGGAGCTTGCAGATTCCTGATGGAAACGAACTAACAGACGGAACTTATGATGTAGATGCTTCTGTGGAAGATACGGTTGGAAATACAGCTTCGGATACAACAACAAACGAGCTGGTAATTGACTCTACTGCACCAACTACGCCAACGGTTAATTCTCAAACTACTAATGACTCCACGCCATTGATTACTGGTACAGCAGATTCTGATGATGAGCTGACTGTAATTGTAAACGGAGTTACTTATACTGAAGGTGATGGAAACCTTACCGATAATGGTGATGATACGTGGAGCTTGCAAATTCCTGATGGAAGCGAACTACCAGACGGAACGTATGATGTAGATGTTTCTGTGGAAGATGCGGTTGGGAATACAGCTTCGGATACAACAACAGATGAATTAGTAATTGACGCTACTGCGCCTACAACTCCAACGGTTGTTCCGCAAACCACAAATGACACCACTCCACTAATTACAGGAACAGGAGATTCTGATGATGAGCTGACTGTAATTGTAAATGGTGTTACCTATACCGAAGGTGATGGAAACCTTACCGATAATGGTATGATACGTGGAGCTTGCAGATTCCTGATGGAAGCGAAATTCCTGATGGAACCTATGATGTAG
- a CDS encoding Ig-like domain-containing protein, translating into MEDTVGNIASDTTTDELIIDTNAPSIPTVISQVTTDTTPIIEGTADSSDALTVTVDNTTYVENDGHLTDNGDNTWSLQIPGANDIADGVYDVQATTEDMTGNSASDVTTNELTIDTTAPIPPTVTPQETSDTTPMITGTADSDDMLSIIVDGNSYMESDGNLTDNGDDTWSLQIPDENELGDGTYDVQATAEDLVGNTASDTTVDELTIQSGIVTTENDQQLFCESENPIIADIQVNETTVNWYLSASGGTVLATDTALMNNTIYYAALVTNGIESANRLAITVTIISTPTPTTTASIQSFCIDAMATVSDIYVNEPDVIWYAQATGGTPAADTLLVSGNYYGALVNNGCESSTRLEVNITIDETATASITSSTEMTCVGNEITYQTETDMSGYLWTISSGGTIITGGDLTDDFVTVIWNELGEQSVAVNYESLNSCMPLAEATLDVEVATCSDLTILKTVNNALPQLNTEVVYTITVTNVGDTDFTDVEVQDILPSGLQFISAATDSGTFDNAVGTWIIPEVMASATVVLEKRL; encoded by the coding sequence GTGGAAGATACGGTTGGCAATATTGCTTCAGATACCACAACAGACGAGTTGATAATCGATACGAATGCTCCTAGTATTCCAACGGTAATCTCTCAAGTAACCACAGACACCACCCCAATAATTGAGGGAACAGCAGATTCTAGTGATGCATTGACAGTGACCGTTGACAACACAACCTACGTTGAAAATGACGGACATCTTACAGATAATGGTGATAATACATGGAGCTTGCAAATTCCAGGAGCTAATGATATTGCAGATGGTGTTTATGATGTGCAAGCCACCACTGAAGACATGACTGGAAATTCGGCGTCAGATGTAACTACTAACGAGTTGACAATTGACACGACTGCTCCTATTCCGCCTACGGTGACTCCTCAAGAAACAAGTGACACCACGCCAATGATTACAGGTACAGCAGACTCTGATGATATGCTTTCAATCATTGTGGATGGTAATTCATATATGGAGAGTGATGGGAACCTAACAGACAATGGTGATGATACATGGTCTTTACAAATACCAGATGAAAATGAACTTGGAGATGGCACGTATGATGTGCAAGCCACTGCAGAAGATTTGGTAGGTAATACAGCTTCAGACACTACTGTAGATGAGCTTACCATACAATCAGGTATCGTAACGACAGAAAATGACCAGCAACTTTTTTGCGAAAGCGAAAATCCAATAATTGCAGATATTCAGGTTAATGAGACTACTGTAAATTGGTACCTCAGTGCTTCTGGTGGGACAGTTTTAGCTACCGATACTGCATTGATGAACAACACGATTTATTATGCGGCACTTGTTACAAACGGAATCGAGAGTGCAAACAGGCTGGCTATTACAGTTACTATTATCAGTACTCCTACGCCTACTACCACCGCAAGTATACAGTCATTTTGTATAGATGCTATGGCTACCGTAAGTGATATTTACGTAAATGAACCTGATGTAATATGGTATGCTCAAGCAACAGGAGGCACTCCAGCTGCAGATACACTTTTAGTTTCTGGTAATTATTATGGAGCTTTAGTAAATAATGGCTGTGAGAGTAGCACTCGTCTAGAGGTGAATATTACGATAGATGAGACTGCTACAGCAAGCATTACGAGCAGTACTGAAATGACTTGTGTGGGTAATGAAATCACTTACCAGACAGAAACTGACATGAGCGGTTATTTATGGACCATTTCTTCTGGAGGAACAATCATCACTGGTGGTGATCTCACAGATGATTTTGTTACGGTGATATGGAACGAACTTGGCGAGCAATCTGTTGCAGTAAATTATGAATCTTTAAATAGCTGTATGCCTCTAGCAGAGGCTACTCTAGACGTGGAAGTTGCCACTTGTTCTGATCTTACGATTCTTAAAACGGTAAATAATGCCCTGCCACAACTTAATACGGAGGTTGTGTATACCATCACTGTGACTAATGTAGGCGACACAGATTTTACAGATGTTGAGGTTCAAGATATATTACCATCCGGACTGCAATTTATATCTGCGGCGACAGATAGTGGAACTTTTGATAATGCAGTGGGTACTTGGATAATTCCTGAGGTGATGGCCAGTGCTACTGTAGTGTTAGAAAAACGGCTGTAG
- a CDS encoding Ig-like domain-containing protein has protein sequence MPDGNELPDGTYDVDVSVEDAVGNTASDTTTNELVIDAAAPTTPTVTGQTTNDNTPLITGTADSDDELTVIVNGVTYTEGDGNLTDNGDDTWSLQIPDGNELLDGTYDVDASVEDTVGNTASDITTDELTIDSASPTTPTVIAQTTNDTTPLITGTADSDDELTVIVNGVTYTEGDGNLTDNGDDTWSLQIPNGNEIPDGTYDVDVSVEDTVGNTASDITTDELTIDSASPTTPTVIAQTTNDTTPLITGTADSDDELTVIVNGITYTEGDGNLTDNGDDTWSLQIPDGNELLDGTYDVDVSVEDTVGNTASDITTDELVIDATAPTTPTVTAQTTNDTSPLITGTADSDDDLTVIVSGVTYTEGDGNLTDNGDDTWSLQIPDGNELLDGTYDVDASVEDIVGDTASDTTTDELVIDATAPTTPTVTAQTTNDTTPLITGTADSDDELTVIVNGVTYTEGNGNLTDNGDDTWSLQIPDESELLDGTYDVDASVEDAVGNTASDITIDELTIDAASPTTPTVHSQTTNDNTPLITGTADSVDELTVIVNGVTIPKVMVT, from the coding sequence ATACCTGATGGAAACGAACTACCAGATGGAACTTATGATGTAGATGTTTCTGTTGAAGATGCTGTTGGTAATACGGCTTCGGATACAACAACAAATGAATTAGTAATCGACGCTGCTGCGCCTACTACTCCAACAGTAACAGGACAAACCACAAATGACAACACGCCACTGATTACAGGTACAGCAGATTCTGATGATGAGTTGACTGTAATTGTAAATGGAGTTACGTATACCGAAGGTGATGGAAACCTAACCGATAATGGTGATGATACGTGGAGCTTGCAGATTCCTGATGGAAACGAACTACTAGATGGCACCTATGATGTAGATGCTTCTGTGGAAGATACAGTTGGAAATACCGCTTCGGATATAACAACTGATGAATTAACCATTGACTCTGCTTCCCCAACGACGCCAACGGTTATTGCGCAAACTACCAATGACACTACACCGCTGATTACAGGTACAGCAGATTCTGATGATGAGCTAACAGTAATCGTAAACGGAGTGACCTACACCGAAGGTGATGGAAACCTTACCGATAATGGAGATGATACGTGGAGCTTGCAAATACCTAACGGAAACGAAATACCAGATGGCACCTATGATGTAGATGTTTCGGTGGAAGATACTGTTGGGAATACAGCTTCGGATATAACAACTGATGAATTAACCATTGACTCTGCTTCCCCAACGACGCCAACGGTTATTGCGCAAACTACCAATGACACTACACCGCTGATTACAGGTACAGCAGATTCTGATGATGAGCTGACTGTAATTGTAAATGGAATTACTTATACTGAAGGTGATGGAAATCTTACCGATAATGGTGATGATACGTGGAGCTTGCAGATTCCTGATGGAAACGAACTACTAGATGGAACTTATGATGTAGATGTTTCTGTTGAAGATACTGTTGGAAATACTGCTTCGGATATAACAACTGATGAATTAGTAATTGACGCTACTGCACCAACGACTCCAACGGTTACTGCTCAAACTACCAATGACACTTCTCCGCTGATTACTGGTACAGCAGATTCTGATGATGATTTGACTGTAATTGTAAGTGGAGTGACCTACACGGAAGGTGATGGAAACCTTACCGATAACGGAGATGATACTTGGAGCCTGCAGATTCCTGACGGAAACGAACTACTAGATGGAACGTATGATGTAGATGCTTCTGTGGAAGATATTGTTGGGGATACGGCTTCGGATACAACAACTGATGAATTAGTAATTGACGCTACTGCGCCTACTACTCCAACGGTAACAGCACAAACCACAAATGACACCACACCGCTGATTACTGGTACAGCAGATTCTGATGATGAGCTGACTGTAATTGTAAACGGAGTGACCTACACCGAAGGTAATGGAAACCTTACCGATAATGGTGATGATACGTGGTCTCTACAAATACCTGATGAAAGCGAACTCCTAGATGGAACTTATGATGTAGATGCTTCGGTGGAAGATGCTGTTGGAAATACGGCTTCGGATATTACTATTGACGAATTAACCATTGACGCTGCTTCCCCAACGACTCCAACGGTTCATTCACAAACTACGAATGACAACACGCCATTGATTACTGGTACAGCAGATTCTGTTGATGAGCTTACAGTAATCGTAAATGGAGTTACTATACCGAAGGTGATGGTAACCTAA